Proteins encoded in a region of the Bacillota bacterium genome:
- a CDS encoding spore coat associated protein CotJA, whose protein sequence is MADIKASIPGGTGLPEGQTTGYYGELARAYVPPQTYSRTWSPAEGLMKGTVFPELYRPYEPGMRP, encoded by the coding sequence ATGGCGGATATCAAGGCGAGCATTCCGGGCGGCACCGGCCTCCCGGAGGGGCAAACGACAGGTTATTACGGCGAACTCGCCCGGGCTTACGTCCCGCCGCAGACGTACTCGCGTACTTGGAGCCCCGCCGAGGGCTTGATGAAAGGGACGGTCTTCCCGGAGCTGTACCGGCCGTACGAGCCGGGAATGCGGCCGTGA
- a CDS encoding spore coat protein CotJB, whose protein sequence is MDQRRRELLRIMELEFAAIDLNLFLDTHPDDQRALADFNAVAQELQRAKTAYESRYGPVLNYGQSTSQGTWRWVEDPWPWEITFNR, encoded by the coding sequence ATGGATCAGAGACGTCGAGAGCTCCTTCGCATCATGGAGCTGGAGTTTGCGGCCATAGATCTCAACCTGTTTCTGGACACCCATCCGGATGACCAGCGCGCCCTAGCTGATTTCAACGCAGTGGCACAGGAACTTCAGAGGGCGAAGACGGCGTACGAGTCGCGGTACGGACCCGTTCTGAACTACGGACAGAGCACGAGCCAGGGCACGTGGCGTTGGGTGGAGGATCCGTGGCCGTGGGAGATCACCTTCAACAGGTAA
- a CDS encoding manganese catalase family protein, with protein sequence MWIYEKKLEYPIRVSYTNPRLAKEIITQYGGPDGELAASLRYLTQRYTMPISQAKAVLTDIGTEELAHMEIIASLVYNLIKDASVQEIKAAGLDDYYADHDKALYFVNAAGAPWVASYIQSKGDPVADLHEDMAAEQKARATYEYLIRLSDDPDVTDALRFLREREVVHFQRFGETLNLVHDWMNSKKIF encoded by the coding sequence ATGTGGATATATGAGAAGAAGCTCGAGTATCCAATCAGGGTATCGTACACCAACCCGAGGCTGGCCAAGGAGATCATCACCCAATACGGGGGACCCGACGGCGAACTGGCGGCGTCTTTGCGCTATCTGACGCAGCGGTATACCATGCCGATATCCCAGGCGAAAGCGGTGCTCACCGACATCGGCACCGAGGAACTTGCTCACATGGAGATCATCGCGTCCCTGGTCTACAACCTCATCAAAGACGCCAGCGTGCAAGAGATCAAGGCCGCGGGACTCGATGACTATTACGCCGACCACGACAAGGCCCTGTACTTCGTCAACGCCGCCGGCGCGCCGTGGGTCGCGAGCTACATTCAGTCCAAGGGGGACCCCGTCGCCGACCTGCACGAGGACATGGCCGCTGAGCAAAAGGCGAGAGCTACGTACGAGTATCTCATCCGCCTATCGGACGATCCGGATGTTACGGACGCCTTACGATTCCTGAGGGAACGCGAGGTCGTGCACTTCCAGAGGTTCGGGGAGACGCTGAATCTCGTGCACGACTGGATGAACTCAAAGAAGATCTTCTGA
- a CDS encoding MFS transporter gives MKTWEKLAYSFGALGSSLSSQAVQTYIVFFYADVLKVPIELIGYSMMAYGIWNAINDPLFGYFSDRTRTRWGRRIPYVAGGLIPLTLAFILLWTPPSGVVNAGHFSLFIYFTVMMFLFDGIFTLVILNWTALFPEMFPSLKDRAAVSMWRQIFGNVGLVVGIALAPVVYGRLGWGAMGIIYGVVTGVSVGISLLGSRETGARAGEEPLNVFPALKHTIANKSFMTYVVSSMLVQFVFVLIMAIVPFYSKYALKIAEDQSSLLLGAVFLVVFIMLAPWMRYTVKVGPKQAMLSAIVLFALALIPFGLARGLAMGIVCGALLGIGLAGLMLLFDVLIADVIDEDEVLTGRRREGMYFGANALFIRLGVSAQALVMSQVLKASGYDPNLAAQPASVETGVRFLTAGVPVIALILAFLVLRMYPLHGDALARIKRELAARHEAREGQGNAA, from the coding sequence GTGAAGACTTGGGAGAAACTGGCATACAGTTTCGGTGCCCTCGGCTCGAGCTTGTCCTCTCAAGCGGTCCAGACGTACATCGTGTTCTTCTACGCGGATGTCTTGAAAGTCCCGATCGAACTCATAGGTTACAGCATGATGGCATACGGGATCTGGAACGCCATCAACGACCCCCTGTTCGGGTATTTCTCCGACCGCACGCGCACGAGATGGGGACGCAGGATCCCGTACGTCGCCGGGGGCCTCATCCCGCTCACGCTGGCGTTCATATTGCTTTGGACCCCGCCGTCAGGCGTAGTGAACGCAGGTCACTTCTCGCTCTTCATTTACTTCACAGTGATGATGTTCCTCTTCGACGGGATCTTCACCCTGGTCATCCTGAACTGGACGGCGCTCTTCCCGGAGATGTTCCCGAGCCTCAAGGACCGGGCTGCGGTGTCCATGTGGCGCCAGATATTCGGAAATGTCGGGCTCGTCGTGGGCATCGCGCTTGCGCCGGTGGTGTACGGGAGATTGGGCTGGGGCGCCATGGGGATCATCTATGGCGTGGTCACGGGGGTGTCGGTCGGCATCTCGCTCCTCGGGAGCCGCGAGACAGGGGCACGTGCCGGTGAGGAGCCGCTCAACGTGTTCCCTGCACTCAAGCACACTATCGCAAACAAGTCGTTCATGACCTATGTGGTCTCGTCCATGCTCGTGCAGTTCGTCTTCGTCCTCATCATGGCGATCGTGCCGTTCTACTCGAAATACGCCCTGAAGATAGCGGAGGATCAGTCGTCGTTGCTCCTTGGTGCGGTATTCCTCGTGGTGTTCATCATGTTGGCGCCATGGATGCGGTATACGGTGAAGGTCGGGCCGAAACAAGCCATGTTGAGCGCCATCGTATTGTTCGCCCTTGCCCTCATCCCATTCGGGCTCGCTAGGGGCCTCGCGATGGGCATCGTGTGCGGCGCGCTCCTCGGGATCGGCCTCGCCGGCCTCATGCTTCTGTTCGACGTGCTGATCGCCGACGTTATCGATGAGGACGAGGTCCTCACGGGGCGCCGGCGCGAGGGTATGTACTTCGGCGCGAACGCCCTTTTCATCAGGCTCGGCGTTTCGGCCCAGGCTCTCGTGATGAGCCAGGTGCTCAAGGCCAGCGGGTATGACCCGAACCTTGCGGCGCAGCCAGCGTCTGTCGAGACGGGGGTCCGTTTCCTGACGGCGGGCGTGCCGGTGATAGCGCTCATCCTCGCGTTCCTGGTCCTGAGGATGTATCCTCTCCACGGCGACGCCCTGGCGAGGATCAAGCGCGAGCTCGCCGCAAGACACGAGGCTCGTGAGGGGCAAGGGAACGCGGCGTGA
- a CDS encoding aminotransferase class I/II-fold pyridoxal phosphate-dependent enzyme, whose protein sequence is MDHAGAGRRGVRRDGGHTPFMSHTANNGARATDQAAAPLVQALMDYVALHRARFHMPGHKGKAPEAEAATCGARSDARPVAGTAVRGAGATDPELASLFLTGAGPLRADVTEVEGLDDLHAPGGPINEAQRLAALAYGADRTFFLVNGSTCGLEAVIMAACGPGDEIIVSRDTHMAVASGLVLSGARPVYVAPEVDELYGIPLGPSADRLDAALRRHPRARAVVLTNPNYYGVAPDVKTLVAIAHGYGKIAVVDEAHGAHLPFHEALPPSALAAGADAVVSGAHKSLPAMTQAAFLHLKGGALDAAKVGRMLRLVETSSPSYVLMASLDAARRVAATRGRELLDGVIRWAAAARERLSRLPGVMCLDADRLAARGFAHDPTKLVVSFWGLRSRGITGVEIARRLRERHGVEVELADARNILAILTMADSEADVERLVVAIESEIAGICSDGDAGERRGEVDRRARRRCRAAADDEAGEVRVPVAAYGPCHEVSACSLFSSTPPLRMTPREAALSPTEWMPVREACGRVAADVIVPYPPGLPVVCPGEEITEPLVEFVLNALSSGTAPRLRGVRGDGAVLVVVGAGRARPGRGPDA, encoded by the coding sequence ATGGACCATGCGGGGGCGGGGCGGCGCGGGGTTCGCCGAGACGGCGGGCATACGCCTTTTATGAGTCATACGGCCAACAATGGGGCGCGGGCCACGGACCAGGCTGCCGCGCCCCTTGTGCAGGCGCTGATGGACTACGTCGCGCTCCACCGGGCCCGGTTTCACATGCCCGGCCACAAAGGGAAAGCCCCCGAAGCCGAGGCCGCCACATGCGGCGCCCGGTCTGACGCTCGGCCGGTGGCCGGAACAGCCGTCCGCGGCGCGGGTGCCACCGATCCCGAGCTCGCCAGCCTCTTTCTCACCGGCGCCGGACCTCTCCGTGCGGACGTGACGGAGGTCGAGGGCCTTGACGACCTGCACGCCCCTGGGGGACCGATCAACGAGGCCCAGCGCCTCGCCGCCCTCGCCTACGGCGCGGACCGGACGTTTTTCCTAGTGAATGGCTCCACCTGCGGCCTGGAGGCTGTGATAATGGCGGCGTGCGGGCCGGGTGACGAGATCATCGTATCACGCGACACCCATATGGCTGTTGCGAGCGGCCTCGTGCTGTCCGGCGCGCGTCCCGTGTACGTCGCGCCGGAGGTGGACGAGCTGTACGGGATCCCGCTCGGCCCTTCCGCGGACCGCCTTGACGCCGCGCTCCGCCGTCATCCGCGGGCGCGCGCGGTGGTGCTCACGAACCCCAACTACTACGGGGTGGCGCCCGACGTCAAAACCCTGGTGGCCATCGCGCACGGTTATGGTAAAATAGCAGTGGTGGACGAGGCGCACGGCGCGCACCTGCCCTTTCACGAGGCCCTTCCGCCCTCGGCCCTCGCGGCCGGAGCGGACGCCGTCGTCTCGGGCGCGCACAAGTCGCTGCCGGCTATGACCCAGGCGGCGTTCCTGCACCTCAAGGGAGGCGCGCTGGATGCCGCGAAGGTTGGCCGCATGTTGCGGCTCGTCGAGACCTCGAGCCCGTCGTATGTGCTGATGGCATCGCTGGACGCCGCGAGGCGCGTGGCGGCCACGAGGGGGCGCGAGCTTCTCGACGGGGTGATACGGTGGGCGGCTGCGGCGAGGGAGCGGCTCTCCCGCCTTCCCGGCGTGATGTGCCTTGATGCGGACAGGCTTGCCGCGCGCGGTTTCGCGCACGATCCCACCAAGCTCGTGGTGTCGTTCTGGGGCTTGCGCTCTCGCGGGATAACCGGGGTCGAGATCGCGCGGCGCCTGCGGGAGCGTCATGGGGTCGAGGTGGAGCTCGCGGACGCACGGAATATTCTGGCTATACTGACGATGGCTGACTCCGAGGCTGACGTGGAGAGGCTCGTCGTGGCTATCGAATCGGAGATAGCCGGCATCTGCAGTGACGGAGACGCCGGCGAGCGGAGGGGAGAGGTCGACCGACGTGCTCGCAGGCGCTGCCGAGCCGCCGCGGACGACGAGGCCGGCGAGGTTCGGGTCCCTGTGGCGGCCTATGGGCCCTGTCATGAGGTGAGCGCCTGCAGCCTTTTCAGCTCGACGCCGCCTCTCAGGATGACCCCCAGGGAGGCTGCGCTTTCGCCCACAGAATGGATGCCCGTCCGGGAGGCGTGTGGGCGGGTGGCGGCGGACGTGATCGTGCCTTACCCGCCGGGCCTGCCGGTGGTCTGCCCGGGCGAGGAGATCACGGAGCCGCTCGTGGAGTTCGTCCTCAACGCGCTTTCGTCGGGCACGGCACCCCGGCTTCGGGGCGTGCGCGGCGACGGGGCAGTGCTCGTGGTGGTCGGTGCCGGGCGGGCGCGGCCAGGGCGGGGCCCCGACGCGTGA
- a CDS encoding AAA family ATPase yields the protein MTRREITDNLDELLEVLPPRIRDRLESLGDLNDLLEIVLDLGRRPEARFPGGKFVYLGEEPVKREDIEFLTKRVGAFGHDNRAGIERTLHRISGIRNRYGEIVGLTCRIGRAVYGTIDIVRDVVELGKSILLLGRPGVGKTTLLREVARVLSDEFNKRVVVVDTSNEIAGDGDIPHPAIGRARRMQVPASAQQADVMIEAVENHMPEVIVIDEIGTEAEAQAARTIAERGVQLVGTAHGNTLENLVLNPTLSDLVGGIQVVTLSDEEARKRGTQKTVLERKAPPTFDIVIEIKDRDSLAIHHDVARTVDLLLRGVEPRPEIRRRSGEGEIEVVQENGLAELLAREEGFVPRDASQRGGGPRALADLAGIVEAPEWGHDSEQAWSKRDAGRGNRGQRRDLDSGREREREAGCGLATPGAAMAGSGEPAEGRSLKVMRLYPYAVSRNRLEQAIRTTGLPVFISKDLTQADAVLTLKGQYRKMPKTLREAERRGLPVHIIRSNTITQISNFLRNAFSAGRDAIEASALKEAEEALAKVVSMECPVELNPQNAYVRMLQHQLAEKNKVKSTSIGVEPFRRVVYYLDESRKETM from the coding sequence GTGACAAGACGGGAGATAACTGACAACCTGGACGAGCTCCTTGAAGTATTGCCTCCGAGGATACGCGACAGGCTGGAGAGCCTGGGTGACCTCAACGACCTCCTCGAGATCGTTCTCGACCTGGGCCGCCGGCCGGAGGCGCGGTTTCCCGGCGGCAAATTCGTCTATCTCGGCGAGGAGCCCGTGAAGCGCGAGGACATCGAGTTCCTGACCAAGCGCGTCGGCGCGTTCGGCCACGACAACCGGGCCGGGATCGAGCGCACGCTCCACCGCATATCCGGCATTCGCAACCGCTACGGCGAGATCGTCGGGCTCACGTGCCGAATCGGCAGGGCGGTGTACGGCACGATTGACATCGTCCGGGATGTCGTTGAGCTTGGAAAGAGCATACTGCTGCTGGGCAGGCCCGGGGTGGGCAAGACCACCTTGCTACGCGAGGTGGCACGGGTGCTCAGCGATGAATTCAACAAGCGAGTCGTGGTGGTGGACACCTCCAACGAGATCGCGGGGGACGGCGACATCCCGCACCCGGCCATCGGGCGGGCGCGGCGGATGCAGGTCCCGGCGTCCGCGCAGCAGGCGGACGTGATGATCGAGGCTGTGGAGAACCACATGCCCGAGGTCATCGTGATAGACGAGATCGGCACGGAGGCGGAGGCTCAGGCCGCGCGGACCATCGCCGAGCGGGGCGTGCAGCTCGTCGGAACCGCCCACGGCAACACCCTCGAGAACCTCGTCCTCAACCCGACCTTGTCGGACCTCGTGGGGGGCATACAGGTTGTGACCTTGAGCGACGAGGAGGCGAGGAAGCGCGGCACGCAGAAGACTGTGCTGGAGCGCAAGGCTCCGCCCACATTCGATATCGTCATCGAGATCAAGGACCGGGACAGCCTCGCGATCCACCACGACGTGGCTCGCACCGTGGACCTCCTCCTGCGCGGCGTGGAGCCCAGGCCCGAGATAAGGCGTAGGTCCGGCGAGGGTGAGATAGAAGTGGTGCAGGAGAACGGCCTCGCCGAGCTCCTGGCGCGAGAGGAGGGCTTTGTGCCCCGCGACGCCTCGCAGCGCGGCGGCGGGCCGCGAGCCCTGGCAGACCTGGCGGGCATCGTTGAGGCGCCCGAGTGGGGGCACGACTCGGAACAAGCGTGGTCGAAGCGCGACGCGGGCCGTGGCAATCGTGGGCAGCGCCGAGACCTTGACTCCGGCCGCGAACGCGAGCGTGAGGCCGGCTGCGGGCTCGCGACGCCCGGGGCCGCGATGGCGGGCTCGGGAGAGCCTGCGGAAGGGCGGTCTCTCAAGGTGATGAGGCTGTATCCATATGCGGTCAGCCGGAATCGCCTCGAGCAGGCCATCCGCACGACAGGGTTGCCCGTCTTCATCTCCAAGGACCTCACACAGGCCGACGCCGTCCTGACGCTGAAGGGGCAATACCGCAAGATGCCCAAGACCCTGCGTGAGGCGGAAAGGCGCGGCCTTCCAGTGCACATAATACGGAGCAACACGATAACTCAGATATCGAACTTCCTGCGGAACGCGTTCAGCGCGGGCCGCGACGCGATCGAGGCGAGCGCGCTGAAGGAGGCCGAGGAGGCACTGGCGAAGGTCGTGTCCATGGAGTGTCCGGTCGAGCTCAACCCGCAGAACGCCTACGTGAGGATGCTCCAGCACCAGCTCGCGGAGAAGAACAAGGTGAAGTCAACGAGCATAGGAGTGGAGCCGTTCAGAAGAGTGGTCTACTATCTCGACGAGTCGCGTAAGGAGACTATGTAA
- the rsmI gene encoding 16S rRNA (cytidine(1402)-2'-O)-methyltransferase — protein sequence MRIVEMTGPAGQRPDANAGCSGETRPRRSAAAATGTGRPGPGTATPEATAPEGRATGTLYVCATPIGNLEDITMRALRILRAVDLIAAEDTRQTRKLLAHYDIAARMVSCHEHNERAQAARIIEVLLGGGDVALVSDAGTPVVSDPGAHLIKEAISKGIPVVPIPGPSAAVAALVVSGFCATEFTFVGFLPRKGRKRREALQRLAGENRVVVLYESPYRVAETLSDLAEAVGGERRVAVARELTKVHEEVVRGALGEVAALFEGARVKGEVTIVLDAPDAPGRRSGNTKTGGDDAK from the coding sequence GTGAGGATCGTGGAGATGACAGGGCCCGCAGGGCAGAGGCCTGACGCGAACGCGGGATGCTCTGGAGAGACGCGCCCGCGGCGATCGGCAGCGGCGGCGACGGGCACGGGGCGGCCGGGACCGGGAACCGCGACACCGGAGGCCACCGCGCCGGAGGGCCGGGCCACCGGCACTTTGTACGTGTGCGCGACTCCGATCGGGAACCTCGAGGACATAACGATGAGGGCGCTCAGGATCTTACGCGCGGTGGACCTGATCGCCGCCGAGGATACACGGCAGACGCGAAAGCTCCTGGCGCACTATGACATCGCAGCCAGAATGGTGAGCTGCCACGAACACAACGAGCGTGCCCAGGCGGCGCGGATCATCGAGGTCCTGTTGGGCGGGGGTGATGTCGCCCTGGTATCTGACGCAGGGACGCCCGTGGTGTCAGATCCTGGCGCTCACCTCATCAAGGAGGCGATATCCAAAGGCATCCCTGTGGTGCCTATCCCTGGGCCGTCGGCAGCGGTGGCGGCTCTCGTGGTGTCGGGGTTCTGCGCGACGGAGTTTACATTCGTGGGGTTCCTGCCTAGGAAGGGGCGGAAACGTCGCGAGGCGCTCCAGCGGCTCGCTGGGGAGAATAGGGTGGTCGTCCTGTACGAGTCCCCGTACAGGGTCGCTGAGACTCTCTCGGACCTTGCTGAGGCTGTGGGGGGCGAGCGAAGGGTCGCGGTCGCCCGCGAACTCACGAAGGTGCACGAAGAGGTCGTCCGGGGCGCCCTGGGTGAGGTTGCCGCCCTGTTTGAAGGCGCCCGAGTAAAGGGCGAAGTAACTATAGTGCTGGACGCACCGGACGCCCCGGGACGACGTTCCGGGAACACAAAGACAGGGGGCGACGACGCGAAATAG
- a CDS encoding AbrB/MazE/SpoVT family DNA-binding domain-containing protein — MKSTGIVRKVDELGRVVIPIELRRTLQIAEKDALEIYVDGEKIILKKYEPACIFCGNADNIRVYKDKNICRDCLEEMKGLI; from the coding sequence ATGAAATCAACGGGGATTGTTCGGAAAGTCGATGAGCTAGGTCGCGTAGTAATTCCAATCGAGCTTCGCAGGACGCTCCAAATCGCAGAGAAGGATGCCCTCGAGATCTACGTTGACGGCGAGAAGATCATACTGAAGAAGTATGAGCCTGCCTGCATTTTCTGCGGGAACGCCGACAACATTAGGGTGTACAAGGACAAGAACATCTGCCGCGATTGTCTGGAGGAAATGAAGGGCCTCATCTAG